The genome window CAGGAGCAAAGAATATCAAAAAGCTTCGTTGGAAACTCAGAAAGGATCAATAAAACAAAAAATAGATAGTTTAAAATCCGAGGTAAAGGATTTCTACAGTTTACTTGAAGAAGTTGTCTATGTTACGGGCATAAATGTCCCCAAAGAAAACCTGGATCCGAACAACGATATAACCAGAATCGAAGTATCTAACGACGATCTGCGAGAAAAGGAAAGAGAGGTAGAAAAATTGAAGTTGAGGATCGAAACCATGCAAGTTGGGAATCAAAAAGAGACCGAACGTGAGTATAAATTGGCCAAAGAGCGAGCAGAATTTCTCGATCGTGAAATAGAAGATCTTGAAAAAACAATAGAGAAATTACACAGTGTAGCTCAAGAATTAGACGAGAAGATAGAATATGAGTTCTCGATAGGACTTAAAGAGATCAGTGATCACTTCTCTAATTTTTTCTCTCATATGTTCGCGGGCGGTAAAGCCGAGCTTACTAAAACGGTAGTAACGAAAAAAACCAAAGACGAAGAGAAGCTATCCGAAACCGGAGTAGAAATAGGATTAACGATACCGAACAAAAAAATAAAATCCATAGCAATGCTTTCAGGGGGTGAAAAAACATTGGTTTCAATAGCCCTGATCTTTGCTCTATCACAAGTGAACCCGCCGCCGTTTCTAATTCTTGATGAAACAGATGCGGCTCTGGACGAAGCTAATTCAAAGCGATACGCTGAAGCACTTACTGAACTAGCGAAACGATCACAGCTTATTCTTATAACACATAATCGAGAAACTATGTCTCATGCCGGTATGCTTTATGGAATAACTATGGGCAAGAGAGCTGCCTCAGAGCTATTATCCGTTGATCTCGAAGAAGCGGAAAAAATAACTCAATAGATCCAGCTTGACCTCCCGAGTCTACTAGTATAAAAAGTGAATAGAAATAACCATATCGTGCGTAGGAAGGATAAGCGCAAAAGTTCTTTAACTTCCTCCTCGCCCTTTGAGATCGTGGCTCCCTCTCGAGATCTCGAAGGGCCAACTGATAAACCCCCGGAGGACAGTCGGGTCTTCCGGGGGATATTTATATCTATATCAAGCAGACAAACTACTCAACTAATTCGTAGTTGAGTTGTTTTTTATCCAAGTCAGCATCTTTGATCCTGAATTTTATAGAGTCACCAAGACTAAAGACGCGCTTTAAACTTGGACAACTAACGCGGTATTTTTCTTTCTCATAAACACAATCTTCTCCGAGTGATTTTGTACTTATCATTCCTTCGGCCATAGTTTCTTTCTCTTCAACATATATACCCCATTCAGAAACACCTGATATTGTACCCTCGAATTCTTCACCGATGTGATTTTGCATATATTCGACATGCTTGTACTTTTTGGAAGCACGCTCTGCTTCAACGGCGGCTTGTTCGCGGTCGGTTATGTGACTGATCATATCGAAATAGAACTGCGCCTCAGTTTCAGGTATTTCTCCGCTCTTCAAGTAAGAATTGAGGATCCTATGCACCACAAGGTCGGCGTAACGACGGATCGGTGACGTGAAATGAGTATAGTAATTAAAGGAGAGTCCATAGTGTCCTATGTTATCTGTGGAGTATGAAGCTTTGGCCATAGAGCGTATCGCGGCCGTCTTCAAAAGACTTTCTTCGGGCCTTCCTTCAAGCTTTTCCAGAAATTCTGACAGGTCTTTTGATTTGACAGTCCCTTCTTCTGTTAGCGGTAATTTATAACCTAAAGCCCGGACGAGTTCAGCAAAGTTTTCAACTCTTTCTACTTGAGGTGTATCGTGTACTCTATACACCGCTAAGTCCGCTTCATCATTCTCTACCGCTCGAGAGAGCTTTTTCGCGACCATCCGGTTAGCCAGGAGCATATATTCCTCCACCAGTTTGTGAACGTCTAACCTCTCTTTGCGAGTAACTTTTATCGGAGTTCCGTCGGGAGCGAGTTCGAACGATACTTCGTCTGTTTCGAATTCTATAGCACCGCCTTCCTGATTCTTCTTCTTAAGCTCCTTTGCTATCGTATTCAAAACAGAAAGATCGTGAGAAAACTCATCTTCTCCGCCATCAATGGCAGCCTGTGCTTCTTCGTAAGTAAAACGCCGGTTCGAATGTACGAGAGTTTTGCTAAAATGATGGTCTATGATATTGCCTTTTTTATCCAACACCATTATTGCGGAAAAGGCATGTTTGTCTTGGCCCGGATTAAGACTGCAAAGATCGTTAGACAGTACTTCCGGTAGCATCGGGATAGTTCGATCTACCAAATAAACTGAAAAGCCTCTCTCAAAGGCCTCTTTATCGATTTTTGAACCAAAATCAACAAAGTGAGAGACATCGGCTATGTGTACACCCACTTCATAATTATCGTCGTCTAATTTTCTGAATGAAATAGCGTCATCAAAGTCTTTGGCGCTTGCCGGGTCGATGGTAATAGTAGTTACATCGCGAAAGTCTTCTCGTTCTTGGACATCCTTTTCGGTAATAGGTCCGCGTTCCTTGCTGATCTTTTCCGCCTCTTCTTCAACTTCAGGGGGGAAATCACCGTCAAATCCACTAGAAATTATGATCGATTTCATTTCCGCGTCGTTCTCACCTTTTTTCCCAAGCACCGATACTATTTTTCCTATTGGGTTTTTGTCTTCATCCTTCCAGTCCACCAATTCTACTACAACCTTATCTCCGTCTTCGGCCTCTCCTTGAAATCTCTCGGGAACAAAGAAATCAACATACGCCTTTCTATCATCTGAAATTACAAAGATCCTTCCAGAACTTTTGTCTACAGTTCCGACGTATTTACTATGAGCTCTATCCAACACCTTTGTTACTTCACCTAAGGGGCCGGATTCATTTTTATCAATTATCTTGATCTCTACCTCATCGCCGTTCAAAGCCATTAGTAGTTTTCCTGGTTGAATGAAAATATCTTCTTCCAGATCTTCATTCGAGAAAAAACCAAATCCTTTAGAATTGGTCGTAATATAACCTCTATACGTTTTTCCTTTCATAAAATATCGTTAATAGTCCTTAACACAGAAATCTAACATTAATCAGTCTATCAGTGATCTTCTATATATGCGAGCTATATGCTATTGACCGGCATACCGAGCTCTGCTAGTATCTTCTCTATGTTAAAGATCAGATTAAAAAGAGTTGGAAGGCGACACGATGCCACCTTTAGAATGGTGGTAGTTGAGTCATCTCGAAGTTCTAAAAGTGGTAGCTATATAGAAAATCTCGGCACTTACGACCCAAGACAGGACAGTAAAAACATAAATGCCGAGCGCGTTAATCACTGGCTTGAAGTGGGCGCTCTTCCTTCTGACACCGTACACAATCTATTGGTCGAAATAGGCGTCATTACCGGCAAAAAAGTCAATGTTCTTCCTAAGAAGACTCCGCAGGGCGAAGGCGAAGGAAAGGAAGAAGCGACAACCGAATCAACAGACAAAGAAGCTCTGACATCTCCTGCAGAAGAATCAAGCGCGGAAGAAGAAAAAGAGGCTGAAACGAACGAAGAAGAAGCTTCCGAGGACGAGCCAAGCGCGACAGAAGAAGAGAACACTGAAGAATCTACAACTGCAGAAAAGGCAGAAGAAGAGGGCTCTTCAGAAGAAAAAGGATCGGGAGAAAATACAGAGAGCGAAGTTGCTAAAAGTGAAGAAAAGGTTGAAGACGACGAAGAAAAGAAAGACTCATAGCTTGTTGATTGTTTATAATAATAAGTTAAGGTACAATTACAGAACCTAGCAACTGAAGTGGCTAGATCATTAGCAAAAAAACAAACAGTACTATGGATAAGAATGCGGAAGACGGAGACAAACAATTTCTTGAGTTTGTGGTTCAATCAATAGTTGATAACCCAGAAGAGGTAAAGATCGATAGATCAGTAGACGAAATGGGTGTTTTATTGACCTTGTCTGTACATCCCGACGATATGGGCAAGATAATAGGCCGACAAGGTAACACTGCACGCGCTATAAGAACTCTTCTCAGAGTTGTAGGATTGAAAAACAACGCAAGAGTAAATCTGAAGATCAATGAACCTGAAGGTTCAACTAGAGCACAAGCGCATAGCGTAGAAGATGCGATGAACGAGCTCAAGGATGAGAGAGAATAGATATCCCTTACTTTAGTAATACCTATTTTAAAACCGCTCCAAATCTGGGGACGGTTTTTTATAAAGTTCAACAAATATGAATTTTCACATAATAACAGCATTTCCAAAAATGATCTCTCCTGTACTCGAGGAATCGATGTTGAAAAGAGCTATTAAGTCCGGATTAATAAACGTAAAGATCTACGACCTACGTGATCATAGTCATAACAAGCATAAAAAGATCGACTCTCGACCATACGGTGGTGGTCCGGGTATGGTTCTTGGTGCGGAGCCAATATTGAGAGCCCACAAAGAAGCAAAAGGGAGGAAGAAAAAAACTCTGACCATTCTACTAACTCCAAACGGCAAGCAGTTCAACAATAAGTACGCTAAAGACCTTTCTCGAAAATATAAAGATATAATTATAATTTGTGGCCATTATGAAGGAATTGACGCGAGAGTTGAAAAGATATTAAAGCCAGTAAAATTATCAATCGGTCCATTTATACTCACGGGGGGAGAATTAGCCGCTTTGGCCATAGTAGATAGCACTTCACGCTACCTACCGGGGGTGCTTGGAAACGAAAATTCTCTTGAAGAAACACGTTACGCGACCGATCAAGTATATACTCGACCCGAGAAATTAAAATGGAAGGATAAAAATTACAAAGTTCCTGATGTGCTTTTGACCGGCCATCACAAAAATATAGAGGAGTGGCATAAAAAGCAAAATGAAAAGAGAAATAAAGAAAGCTAAATGCTTCAATCTATAGATTGAAGCATTTAGCGAGTTTGACATAAAATAAAAAAGGGTTATACTCATAGCAACGTGCAAGATTGAGTAGCGGCGGAGCACTATTTTAGCAGTAGAAATCATCTTGCTTTGAATAAAAAGTGGGGAACGCAGGATTAAAATCCTTAATAAAAAGGCATAATTGTCTTTGTTTTACTTATTGTATATATGGAGAAAAAATATTTTTCGCGATATAAAGAGCCGCTAACTGAGATGCCAAATTTGGTGGAGTCGCAGAGCGAATCGTTTATGTGGCTTATAGACGAAGGTCTTAAAGAATTATTCCAGGAATTTTCGCCGATTACCGACTACTCAGAAAAAAAGTTCGAGTTGAACATTGTCAGCTTTGAATTGGGACAACCAAAAGTTGATGAAGCAACAGCAAAAGAGAACAAAGTTTCGCTAGATGCGCCTCTTAAAGTGAGGGTAAAGCTTTTGAACAAAAATCTAGGAATCGAAAAAGAACAAGAGGTTTTCTTGTCTGACTTTCCAGTGATGAGTAGACACGGTACTTTCATCATAAATGGAGTTGAACGAGTGATCGTCTCACAATTAGCGAGATCATTCGGAGCTTTCTTTACCGCAACCGACGCTAAAGGGCAAAGATTTTTCGGAGCTAAGATCATACCTTCGCGTG of Candidatus Campbellbacteria bacterium contains these proteins:
- the rnr gene encoding ribonuclease R gives rise to the protein MKGKTYRGYITTNSKGFGFFSNEDLEEDIFIQPGKLLMALNGDEVEIKIIDKNESGPLGEVTKVLDRAHSKYVGTVDKSSGRIFVISDDRKAYVDFFVPERFQGEAEDGDKVVVELVDWKDEDKNPIGKIVSVLGKKGENDAEMKSIIISSGFDGDFPPEVEEEAEKISKERGPITEKDVQEREDFRDVTTITIDPASAKDFDDAISFRKLDDDNYEVGVHIADVSHFVDFGSKIDKEAFERGFSVYLVDRTIPMLPEVLSNDLCSLNPGQDKHAFSAIMVLDKKGNIIDHHFSKTLVHSNRRFTYEEAQAAIDGGEDEFSHDLSVLNTIAKELKKKNQEGGAIEFETDEVSFELAPDGTPIKVTRKERLDVHKLVEEYMLLANRMVAKKLSRAVENDEADLAVYRVHDTPQVERVENFAELVRALGYKLPLTEEGTVKSKDLSEFLEKLEGRPEESLLKTAAIRSMAKASYSTDNIGHYGLSFNYYTHFTSPIRRYADLVVHRILNSYLKSGEIPETEAQFYFDMISHITDREQAAVEAERASKKYKHVEYMQNHIGEEFEGTISGVSEWGIYVEEKETMAEGMISTKSLGEDCVYEKEKYRVSCPSLKRVFSLGDSIKFRIKDADLDKKQLNYELVE
- the rpsP gene encoding 30S ribosomal protein S16, giving the protein MLKIRLKRVGRRHDATFRMVVVESSRSSKSGSYIENLGTYDPRQDSKNINAERVNHWLEVGALPSDTVHNLLVEIGVITGKKVNVLPKKTPQGEGEGKEEATTESTDKEALTSPAEESSAEEEKEAETNEEEASEDEPSATEEENTEESTTAEKAEEEGSSEEKGSGENTESEVAKSEEKVEDDEEKKDS
- a CDS encoding KH domain-containing protein — its product is MDKNAEDGDKQFLEFVVQSIVDNPEEVKIDRSVDEMGVLLTLSVHPDDMGKIIGRQGNTARAIRTLLRVVGLKNNARVNLKINEPEGSTRAQAHSVEDAMNELKDERE
- the trmD gene encoding tRNA (guanosine(37)-N1)-methyltransferase TrmD, which codes for MNFHIITAFPKMISPVLEESMLKRAIKSGLINVKIYDLRDHSHNKHKKIDSRPYGGGPGMVLGAEPILRAHKEAKGRKKKTLTILLTPNGKQFNNKYAKDLSRKYKDIIIICGHYEGIDARVEKILKPVKLSIGPFILTGGELAALAIVDSTSRYLPGVLGNENSLEETRYATDQVYTRPEKLKWKDKNYKVPDVLLTGHHKNIEEWHKKQNEKRNKES